From Veillonella dispar, one genomic window encodes:
- a CDS encoding efflux RND transporter periplasmic adaptor subunit, with protein sequence MNQKVIATIGALLIGTAIISGCGSEKQSEDTSLKVRTITIGEESGTTSAGYAGTIHNKTETNLAFQIGGRVINKFVNVGDVVQAGQVIAQINGSDTSAQVQNAEGAVKAAQSAYELAETNAKRYRELYAQQAISKLQLDQAENQLNVTSAQLQQAQASLDLSSNQNSYTNLTAPDTGIITAFNIETGQVVAAGQNVGTLAAGRDPEAVIALPEQELTKVHVGSPATITFWALPDVTVQGVVREISPVPDPVARTYTVKITLQNPPKEVQLGMTINANLSTTDSTNISIPLTALVKDSNGNNAVYIIRDKKAHLVPIKTGEFGKNSVIVTSGLAKGDIVITAGTQQLQEGTAVSQ encoded by the coding sequence ATGAATCAAAAAGTCATAGCAACCATAGGAGCCCTTTTAATAGGAACTGCTATAATCAGTGGTTGCGGATCTGAAAAGCAATCTGAGGATACGAGCCTCAAGGTGCGCACCATCACCATCGGTGAAGAATCTGGTACTACTAGTGCTGGCTATGCAGGCACTATCCATAATAAAACGGAAACAAACTTAGCCTTTCAAATTGGGGGTCGCGTCATCAACAAATTCGTAAATGTTGGTGATGTGGTGCAAGCAGGCCAAGTCATTGCTCAAATCAATGGTTCCGATACATCAGCTCAAGTACAAAATGCAGAGGGTGCTGTAAAAGCTGCTCAATCGGCCTATGAATTAGCGGAAACCAATGCTAAACGATATCGCGAGCTCTACGCGCAACAAGCGATTAGTAAATTGCAATTAGACCAAGCAGAAAACCAATTGAATGTTACCTCTGCTCAATTACAACAAGCACAGGCTAGCCTCGATTTGAGTAGCAATCAAAATAGCTATACTAATTTGACTGCTCCTGATACAGGTATTATTACAGCTTTCAATATTGAAACAGGCCAAGTCGTAGCAGCTGGTCAAAACGTTGGTACCTTAGCAGCTGGTCGCGATCCAGAAGCAGTCATTGCCCTTCCTGAGCAAGAATTGACTAAGGTTCATGTGGGTAGCCCTGCCACTATTACATTCTGGGCTCTACCTGATGTAACCGTGCAAGGTGTGGTCCGTGAAATTTCACCAGTTCCTGACCCTGTGGCAAGAACGTATACCGTAAAAATTACCTTACAAAATCCTCCAAAAGAGGTACAACTAGGCATGACGATCAATGCTAATCTATCTACTACAGATAGCACTAATATTTCCATTCCATTGACGGCTCTTGTGAAAGACTCTAATGGCAATAATGCAGTGTATATCATTCGAGATAAGAAGGCTCATCTCGTGCCGATTAAGACAGGTGAGTTTGGTAAGAACTCCGTCATCGTTACGTCTGGTTTAGCTAAGGGTGACATTGTCATCACCGCAGGTACCCAACAATTACAAGAAGGGACGGCGGTTAGTCAATGA
- a CDS encoding hemolysin family protein translates to MDSDLTLDFIIIIVLIIANGLFSMTELAIVNAKKRKLEEMAEAGNERAKKAFELAENPNEMFSTIQIGITLVGILTGLYSGATFSGPLEEILVANIPSIEPYAASISSLLIVAIITYLSLVIGELVPKRLALNSPESIAVVVAKPIYWLSVALKPIVSFLGVSTEFLLKLLGVTVKEEAPVTESEINKMLTEGVAMGAYEEEEPILVENIFHLADMNAGDIMTPRTQLKWIDLNGTEDEIMEVLKNANHYRIPVGTDSLDELKGLITVSDVLVQIMQRPSERSIHDIIESCLKEPLLIPESITLMKLLNVLRTEGVHETIVLDEYGGFSGLVTLHDIMEEIVGLMPSGEEEIKEEENKIIEREDGSWLVDGLLDVDEFKEFFHIDEELPGEEKDLYKTMGGLLNVLFGRIPKELDKAKWNGYTFEVVDMDNTRIDKILVTYEEPIVVQETEEKE, encoded by the coding sequence ATGGACAGTGATCTGACCTTAGATTTTATAATTATCATCGTATTAATCATAGCAAACGGCTTATTTTCTATGACGGAATTGGCCATCGTCAATGCTAAAAAACGTAAACTCGAAGAAATGGCCGAAGCAGGCAACGAGCGTGCTAAAAAAGCCTTTGAATTAGCAGAAAATCCAAACGAGATGTTCTCTACTATTCAAATTGGTATTACCCTCGTTGGTATCTTAACTGGTTTGTATTCTGGTGCTACCTTCTCTGGTCCATTAGAAGAGATTTTAGTAGCTAATATTCCAAGTATTGAGCCCTATGCAGCATCCATTAGCTCCTTACTCATCGTTGCTATCATCACCTATTTATCCCTCGTTATTGGCGAACTCGTGCCAAAACGATTGGCTTTAAATAGTCCTGAAAGCATCGCCGTAGTAGTAGCAAAACCGATTTATTGGTTGTCTGTAGCATTGAAACCTATCGTTAGCTTCCTCGGCGTTTCCACAGAATTCCTCTTAAAATTACTAGGCGTGACTGTGAAAGAAGAGGCTCCTGTTACAGAGTCTGAAATTAACAAGATGCTCACCGAAGGCGTTGCCATGGGTGCGTATGAAGAAGAGGAACCTATCCTCGTGGAAAATATCTTCCACCTAGCAGATATGAACGCTGGTGACATCATGACACCTCGTACACAGCTTAAATGGATCGACCTTAATGGCACAGAGGACGAAATTATGGAAGTCCTCAAAAATGCCAACCATTACCGCATCCCTGTAGGTACCGATTCCTTAGATGAATTAAAAGGTCTCATTACCGTATCTGACGTATTAGTTCAAATTATGCAACGTCCTAGCGAACGCTCTATTCATGATATTATTGAATCTTGTTTGAAAGAACCATTACTCATTCCAGAATCCATTACACTCATGAAATTGTTGAATGTACTCCGTACAGAAGGCGTCCATGAAACGATCGTTCTCGACGAGTATGGCGGTTTTAGCGGTCTTGTAACATTACATGATATTATGGAAGAAATCGTAGGTCTCATGCCTTCCGGTGAAGAAGAAATCAAGGAAGAAGAAAATAAAATCATCGAACGTGAAGACGGTTCCTGGCTTGTAGATGGCCTTCTTGACGTAGACGAATTCAAAGAATTCTTCCATATCGATGAAGAATTACCAGGCGAAGAAAAAGACTTGTACAAAACAATGGGCGGTCTCTTAAACGTTCTCTTTGGTCGCATTCCAAAAGAATTAGACAAAGCTAAATGGAATGGCTATACCTTTGAAGTGGTAGATATGGATAATACTCGTATCGATAAAATTCTTGTAACCTATGAAGAACCTATTGTAGTACAAGAAACAGAAGAAAAAGAATAA